Proteins from a single region of Mytilus trossulus isolate FHL-02 chromosome 2, PNRI_Mtr1.1.1.hap1, whole genome shotgun sequence:
- the LOC134708504 gene encoding serine/arginine repetitive matrix protein 2-like isoform X2 — MELDWPSEMIQHTTTQPSITFSCNPLMFDFTALFSKQSVMSERLKILTEEDKKEEMNDKSVNSVDVEAVEISKSTEVNDSQDKIVNDVASSHSKSKTKKKKKRKHKKHHKEIKADKTEESEKKKKKKKHKHKHDKDDKEENKENKDSSSKKRTYRKRTADAIAESGNESDGKKAIKHKKRKKSKKSKKKIKLPEDKIENKKSSEKTPKKSKAKKSSNVLDHLIDEVDGTDIKIKKENTTDDKNPVKKLNMKPTTETESKQIVKTTVNETKVTPSAINSVKVETKESGSLSSRKRQTSESSHSEATPSSSKKQKLTPSLSKESEKSATAKQEDTWSKLEHIYEPKMEENPKSKWDTSDSDSENKMDATTKQKKLTKKATDTTVKKEKTEKTSPTAKTVVKTETSLEVKKKSKSKKYNSSERSWTRSRSRSRRSRRSSYSHSSSRSRSRSYSTSSYDSRSRSSSYSRSRSRSRRYRSSSYSSYSSGYSRSRSRSSRSYYSRSRSRYSSYSRSRSRSSRYSTSRSRSRSYSRSPSRHSKRSKRSLSHSSHSSHASQGSSKVMNRKQRRKKTLKQKREEMKNIDPLSIPLPDLGADDKSTTESSEIKTEEKQENPDPMSIPLPLIPTKDIKVEKADNVSLIAPPPPPPGDQTVQNIPPPVMQNFMAPPPPPGMMGPNHHHSMYPGMPYDPRMRMPMPHYPNMPPPHYGGHYHGHPPYSQDIAKSRSPPPLPPPRSPSPQRPPPPTEEEEKKEVEAMSMDIPADQAERFQKLQKQAQKHAMRSLKRQMRQLKGENPSDSSSSSEEEEEKPASLQGEELDEDVQLMPIMSPALSMGQPTYILAQPNQTSSPLTHQIVVGSDGRQFIIPSVSANNFAGVPIQAGAPMFAMPGAHHSAHPSMLTLTPGAGATPAHLTGAVQSPFLSGGIPLGASSFLPGHHPLFHSQLAHQQLAHSQLAHSQLGGLHQLMQPSMSSAFGGHGPIVVGNQILIPRLIRPTL, encoded by the coding sequence ATGGAGTTAGATTGGCCATCAGAAATGATACAACACACCACAACACAGCCATCTATAACCTTTAGTTGTAACCCTCTTATGTTTGACTTTACTGCATTGTTTTCTAAGCAAAGTGTTATGTCAGAGCGACTGAAAATATTAACAGAGGAAGATAAAAAAGAGGAAATGAATGATAAGTCGGTGAATTCTGTTGATGTCGAGGCAGtagaaatatctaaaagtaCAGAAGTAAATGATTCCCAggataaaattgtaaatgatgTTGCTAGTTCTCATtctaaaagcaaaacaaaaaagaaaaagaaaaggaaacatAAAAAACATCATAAGGAAATAAAAGCTGACAAGACTGAGGAAagtgaaaagaaaaagaaaaagaaaaaacataagcATAAACATGATAAGGATGATAAGGAAGAAAATAAGGAAAATAAAGACAGTTCATCAAAAAAGCGTACCTATAGAAAAAGGACCGCTGATGCTATTGCAGAATCTGGTAATGAATCTGATGGTAAAAAAGCAATTAAGCATAAAAAGAGGAAGAAATCtaaaaagtcaaagaaaaaGATTAAACTGCCAGaggataaaattgaaaataaaaagagtaGTGAGAAAACCCCAAAGAAAAGCAAAGCGAAAAAGTCCTCTAATGTTTTAGATCATTTAATTGATGAAGTTGATGGAACCGATATCAAGATTAAGAAAGAAAACACCACTGATGACAAAAACCCAGTGAAAAAACTGAATATGAAACCTACTACAGAAACTGAAagtaaacaaattgtaaaaactaCAGTAAATGAAACGAAAGTAACTCCTAGTGCTATAAACTCTGTTAAAGTTGAAACAAAGGAGTCTGGATCTTTATCATcaagaaaaagacaaaccaGTGAATCTAGTCATAGTGAAGCTACTCCTAGCTcttcaaagaaacaaaaacttACCCCAAGTCTTTCAAAAGAATCAGAGAAATCCGCAACAGCGAAACAGGAAGACACGTGGAGTAAACTTGAACATATTTATGAACCGAAAATGGAGGAAAACCCCAAATCTAAATGGGATACTAGTGACAGTGatagtgaaaataaaatggatgcaacaacaaaacagaaaaagttaacaaaaaaggCAACAGATACTACtgtgaagaaagaaaaaacagaaaagacTTCACCTACCGCAAAAACTGTGGTCAAAACAGAGACTAGTTTAGAAGTTAAGAAAAAAtccaaaagtaaaaaatataactcAAGTGAAAGAAGTTGGACACGATCACGTTCAAGATCTCGCCGATCACGTCGTAGTTCATACTCTCACAGTTCAAGTCGCTCACGTAGTCGTTCATATAGTACTTCATCATATGACTCTCGTTCAAGATCTAGTTCATATAGTAGGTCACGTTCTAGGTCAAGAAGATACCGTTCAAGCTCATACAGTAGTTACTCTTCGGGTTATAGTCGTTCAAGATCTCGCTCTTCAAGAAGCTATTATTCAAGATCAAGATCCCGGTACAGTTCTTACTCACGTAGTAGAAGTAGGTCATCAAGATATTCTACGTCAAGGAGTAGATCAAGGTCATATTCAAGGTCTCCTTCAAGACATAGTAAACGTAGTAAACGTTCTTTATCGCATTCCTCTCATTCTAGTCATGCTAGTCAAGGAAGTTCCAAAGTTATGAATAGAAAACaaagaagaaagaaaacattgaaacaaaAACGGGAGGAGATGAAAAATATAGATCCCCTTAGTATTCCCCTGCCAGATCTAGGCGCTGATGACAAATCAACAACAGAAAGTAGTGAAATTAAAACTGAGGAGAAACAAGAGAATCCTGATCCCATGAGTATTCCACTACCTCTTATACCTACAAAAGATATAAAGGTAGAGAAAGCTGACAATGTCAGTCTTATAGCACCCCCTCCTCCTCCGCCAGGAGATCAAACAGTTCAGAATATTCCACCACCAGTCATGCAGAACTTTATGGCACCTCCACCACCTCCGGGTATGATGGGACCAAACCATCATCACAGCATGTATCCTGGTATGCCATATGATCCTCGAATGAGAATGCCAATGCCGCATTACCCAAACATGCCCCCACCACATTACGGTGGACACTATCATGGTCATCCACCATATTCACAGGATATTGCCAAATCAAGGTCACCACCACCACTTCCACCTCCGAGGTCACCATCACCTCAACGTCCACCTCCACCAACAGAGGAGGAAGAGAAAAAGGAAGTTGAAGCAATGTCCATGGATATTCCAGCTGATCAAGCTGAAAGATTTcagaaattacaaaaacaagCTCAGAAGCATGCTATGAGATCCTTGAAAAGACAAATGAGACAGTTAAAGGGAGAGAATCCAAGTGATTCTTCTTCATCTTCAGaggaggaagaagaaaaacctGCAAGTCTGCAAGGTGAAGAATTAGATGAAGATGTTCAATTAATGCCTATCATGTCACCCGCTCTTAGCATGGGACAGCCAACTTATATATTGGCTCAACCTAATCAGACAAGTAGTCCTCTCACTCATCAAATTGTAGTAGGGAGTGATGGAAGACAATTTATTATACCATCTGTATCAGCCAATAACTTTGCAGGTGTACCTATACAAGCAGGTGCACCTATGTTTGCCATGCCTGGGGCCCATCATTCAGCCCATCCATCAATGCTAACATTGACGCCTGGTGCAGGAGCCACACCTGCTCATCTTACGGGTGCTGTTCAGTCCCCATTCTTGTCAGGAGGAATACCTCTTGGAGCCTCATCATTTTTACCTGGACATCATCCGTTATTTCATTCACAGTTGGCTCATCAACAGCTAGCTCATTCACAATTAGCTCATTCACAGTTGGGAGGTTTACATCAGTTAATGCAGCCATCCATGTCATCGGCCTTTGGAGGACATGGACCTATTGTCGTAGGCAATCAAATACTTATACCTCGTTTAATTAGGCCCACATTATAA
- the LOC134705577 gene encoding uncharacterized protein LOC134705577 — protein sequence MAGKQIIRNVIKRHKCQPCADQKKKIVATAWCTECQVGLCSNCHKHHDSLKLTRYHHVISMRAFQAKITTGQLTQKMEKMQIKEHQQKQKIKKNNTQPEDSTTGETLTESDPIDFISDDIDMKAKMDSVKFKYFRTIEILKGDKTSVIKDLKVLSNEHVVMIDGNNNRILSSEIDGIKQNEFRLPGKPYCLAIAPDDTAAVSLYDNGKVIMVDIFKRQIFREIVITCFGLVFTPEHLILNCGKTGIKAMDMNGDVFAVIPEVRGDGCLYIGHDGNVYCNSCGSNQIISCNIRRRLVKTFTTLSIEHPLGTTVDDEGFVYEVGVQSPSSSIISHEGSKASESIHMISPTGRHHRLVLTKQDGVNNPYAVFYDSERKNLLVANNFGESVVIYRKEDEFHK from the exons ATGGctggaaaacaaataattaggAATGTCATTAAACGACATAAATGCCAACCATGCGCAGACCAGAAGAAAAAGATAGTGGCGACAGCTTGGTGTACAGAATGCCAGGTGGGTTTGTGTAGTAACTGTCATAAACACCATGATTCACTGAAACTAACGCGGTATCACCACGTCATCAGCATGAGAGCATTCCAAGCAAAGATAACTACTGGACAATTAACACAAAAGATGGAGAAAATGCAAATCAAGGAACATCAGCAGAAACAG aaaattaaaaaaaataacacacaaCCAGAAGATTCAACAACAGGAGAAACTCTTACTGAATCCGATCCAATTGATTTTATTTCCGATGATATCGATATGAAAGCCAAGATGGATTCGgtaaaatttaagtattttcGTACAATTGAAATTCTCAAGGGTGACAAAACATCTGTTATCAAAGATTTAAAAGTTCTCAGCAATGAACACGTTGTCATGATAGATGGCAACAATAACCGGATACTGAGTTCTGAAATCGATGGCATAAAACAAAACGAATTTAGACTTCCAGGCAAACCATATTGTCTGGCAATTGCTCCCGATGACACAGCTGCAGTCTCTCTATATGATAATGGAAAAGTTATAATGGTTGATATTTTCAAGCGACAAATCTTCCGAGAAATTGTTATCACTTGTTTTGGTTTAGTGTTTACTCCAGAGCACCTTATTCTTAATTGCGGGAAAACAGGAATTAAGGCTATGGATATGAATGGCGACGTGTTTGCAGTTATACCAGAAGTTCGTGGTGACGGTTGTCTTTACATTGGCCACGACGGTAATGTATATTGTAATTCATGCGGATCCAATCAGATTATAAGTTGTAACATACGCAGACGtttagtcaaaacttttacgaCATTAAGTATTGAACACCCATTAGGAACAACAGTCGACGACGAAGGATTTGTTTACGAAGTTGGCGTTCAGTCTCCTAGCTCCAGTATTATAAGTCACGAAGGAAGCAAAGCTTCAGAGAGTATCCATATGATCAGTCCGACCGGAAGACATCACCGATTGGTGCTCACAAAACAAGATGGTGTCAATAATCCGTACGCCGTTTTTTACGATAGTGAGAGAAAAAACTTACTCGTTGCAAACAATTTTGGAGAATCAGTTGtgatatatagaaaagaagatgaGTTTCACAAATGA
- the LOC134708504 gene encoding serine/arginine repetitive matrix protein 2-like isoform X1 produces the protein MKSMVTRPNTMTGGGTSVGTSSAGDGSGSTEDKDKISAKALGSKSGPKGDNVAGEKTIEAKKKGKLQRLDVGPPKKVNEKNGHEKINNQHGQEDVSLPDVDIPLPPQKSDESKDGKQNSKEGVAVNNDKDDESKSGVVSFSFKKIGTKLLNTAFNTAQEEDDKQEAESDVKIEKPKKILSAFTRVKNKDGTMELDWPSEMIQHTTTQPSITFSCNPLMFDFTALFSKQSVMSERLKILTEEDKKEEMNDKSVNSVDVEAVEISKSTEVNDSQDKIVNDVASSHSKSKTKKKKKRKHKKHHKEIKADKTEESEKKKKKKKHKHKHDKDDKEENKENKDSSSKKRTYRKRTADAIAESGNESDGKKAIKHKKRKKSKKSKKKIKLPEDKIENKKSSEKTPKKSKAKKSSNVLDHLIDEVDGTDIKIKKENTTDDKNPVKKLNMKPTTETESKQIVKTTVNETKVTPSAINSVKVETKESGSLSSRKRQTSESSHSEATPSSSKKQKLTPSLSKESEKSATAKQEDTWSKLEHIYEPKMEENPKSKWDTSDSDSENKMDATTKQKKLTKKATDTTVKKEKTEKTSPTAKTVVKTETSLEVKKKSKSKKYNSSERSWTRSRSRSRRSRRSSYSHSSSRSRSRSYSTSSYDSRSRSSSYSRSRSRSRRYRSSSYSSYSSGYSRSRSRSSRSYYSRSRSRYSSYSRSRSRSSRYSTSRSRSRSYSRSPSRHSKRSKRSLSHSSHSSHASQGSSKVMNRKQRRKKTLKQKREEMKNIDPLSIPLPDLGADDKSTTESSEIKTEEKQENPDPMSIPLPLIPTKDIKVEKADNVSLIAPPPPPPGDQTVQNIPPPVMQNFMAPPPPPGMMGPNHHHSMYPGMPYDPRMRMPMPHYPNMPPPHYGGHYHGHPPYSQDIAKSRSPPPLPPPRSPSPQRPPPPTEEEEKKEVEAMSMDIPADQAERFQKLQKQAQKHAMRSLKRQMRQLKGENPSDSSSSSEEEEEKPASLQGEELDEDVQLMPIMSPALSMGQPTYILAQPNQTSSPLTHQIVVGSDGRQFIIPSVSANNFAGVPIQAGAPMFAMPGAHHSAHPSMLTLTPGAGATPAHLTGAVQSPFLSGGIPLGASSFLPGHHPLFHSQLAHQQLAHSQLAHSQLGGLHQLMQPSMSSAFGGHGPIVVGNQILIPRLIRPTL, from the exons CTAAAGCACTAGGGTCAAAATCTGGTCCTAAAGGAGACAATGTGGCAGGAGAGAAAACAATTGAG gcaaaaaagaaaggaaaattaCAGAGACTGGATGTTGGTCCACCGAAAAAAgtgaatgaaaaaaatggacATGAGAAGATAAACAACCAGCATGGACAGGAAGATGTTTCCCTACCAGATGTTGACATTCCTTTACCACCACAGAAGtcagat GAGAGCAAAGACggaaaacaaaattcaaaagaagGTGTTGCAGTAAATAATGACAA AGATGATGAGAGCAAAAGTGgagttgtttcattttcattcaAGAAAATTGGAACTAAATTATTAAATACTGCGTTTAATACGGCTCAAGAGGAAGATGACAAACAAGAAGCAGAATCAGatgtaaaaatagaaaaaccGAAGAAAATTCTGAGTGCGTTCACaagagtgaaaaataaagatgGGACAATGGAGTTAGATTGGCCATCAGAAATGATACAACACACCACAACACAGCCATCTATAACCTTTAGTTGTAACCCTCTTATGTTTGACTTTACTGCATTGTTTTCTAAGCAAAGTGTTATGTCAGAGCGACTGAAAATATTAACAGAGGAAGATAAAAAAGAGGAAATGAATGATAAGTCGGTGAATTCTGTTGATGTCGAGGCAGtagaaatatctaaaagtaCAGAAGTAAATGATTCCCAggataaaattgtaaatgatgTTGCTAGTTCTCATtctaaaagcaaaacaaaaaagaaaaagaaaaggaaacatAAAAAACATCATAAGGAAATAAAAGCTGACAAGACTGAGGAAagtgaaaagaaaaagaaaaagaaaaaacataagcATAAACATGATAAGGATGATAAGGAAGAAAATAAGGAAAATAAAGACAGTTCATCAAAAAAGCGTACCTATAGAAAAAGGACCGCTGATGCTATTGCAGAATCTGGTAATGAATCTGATGGTAAAAAAGCAATTAAGCATAAAAAGAGGAAGAAATCtaaaaagtcaaagaaaaaGATTAAACTGCCAGaggataaaattgaaaataaaaagagtaGTGAGAAAACCCCAAAGAAAAGCAAAGCGAAAAAGTCCTCTAATGTTTTAGATCATTTAATTGATGAAGTTGATGGAACCGATATCAAGATTAAGAAAGAAAACACCACTGATGACAAAAACCCAGTGAAAAAACTGAATATGAAACCTACTACAGAAACTGAAagtaaacaaattgtaaaaactaCAGTAAATGAAACGAAAGTAACTCCTAGTGCTATAAACTCTGTTAAAGTTGAAACAAAGGAGTCTGGATCTTTATCATcaagaaaaagacaaaccaGTGAATCTAGTCATAGTGAAGCTACTCCTAGCTcttcaaagaaacaaaaacttACCCCAAGTCTTTCAAAAGAATCAGAGAAATCCGCAACAGCGAAACAGGAAGACACGTGGAGTAAACTTGAACATATTTATGAACCGAAAATGGAGGAAAACCCCAAATCTAAATGGGATACTAGTGACAGTGatagtgaaaataaaatggatgcaacaacaaaacagaaaaagttaacaaaaaaggCAACAGATACTACtgtgaagaaagaaaaaacagaaaagacTTCACCTACCGCAAAAACTGTGGTCAAAACAGAGACTAGTTTAGAAGTTAAGAAAAAAtccaaaagtaaaaaatataactcAAGTGAAAGAAGTTGGACACGATCACGTTCAAGATCTCGCCGATCACGTCGTAGTTCATACTCTCACAGTTCAAGTCGCTCACGTAGTCGTTCATATAGTACTTCATCATATGACTCTCGTTCAAGATCTAGTTCATATAGTAGGTCACGTTCTAGGTCAAGAAGATACCGTTCAAGCTCATACAGTAGTTACTCTTCGGGTTATAGTCGTTCAAGATCTCGCTCTTCAAGAAGCTATTATTCAAGATCAAGATCCCGGTACAGTTCTTACTCACGTAGTAGAAGTAGGTCATCAAGATATTCTACGTCAAGGAGTAGATCAAGGTCATATTCAAGGTCTCCTTCAAGACATAGTAAACGTAGTAAACGTTCTTTATCGCATTCCTCTCATTCTAGTCATGCTAGTCAAGGAAGTTCCAAAGTTATGAATAGAAAACaaagaagaaagaaaacattgaaacaaaAACGGGAGGAGATGAAAAATATAGATCCCCTTAGTATTCCCCTGCCAGATCTAGGCGCTGATGACAAATCAACAACAGAAAGTAGTGAAATTAAAACTGAGGAGAAACAAGAGAATCCTGATCCCATGAGTATTCCACTACCTCTTATACCTACAAAAGATATAAAGGTAGAGAAAGCTGACAATGTCAGTCTTATAGCACCCCCTCCTCCTCCGCCAGGAGATCAAACAGTTCAGAATATTCCACCACCAGTCATGCAGAACTTTATGGCACCTCCACCACCTCCGGGTATGATGGGACCAAACCATCATCACAGCATGTATCCTGGTATGCCATATGATCCTCGAATGAGAATGCCAATGCCGCATTACCCAAACATGCCCCCACCACATTACGGTGGACACTATCATGGTCATCCACCATATTCACAGGATATTGCCAAATCAAGGTCACCACCACCACTTCCACCTCCGAGGTCACCATCACCTCAACGTCCACCTCCACCAACAGAGGAGGAAGAGAAAAAGGAAGTTGAAGCAATGTCCATGGATATTCCAGCTGATCAAGCTGAAAGATTTcagaaattacaaaaacaagCTCAGAAGCATGCTATGAGATCCTTGAAAAGACAAATGAGACAGTTAAAGGGAGAGAATCCAAGTGATTCTTCTTCATCTTCAGaggaggaagaagaaaaacctGCAAGTCTGCAAGGTGAAGAATTAGATGAAGATGTTCAATTAATGCCTATCATGTCACCCGCTCTTAGCATGGGACAGCCAACTTATATATTGGCTCAACCTAATCAGACAAGTAGTCCTCTCACTCATCAAATTGTAGTAGGGAGTGATGGAAGACAATTTATTATACCATCTGTATCAGCCAATAACTTTGCAGGTGTACCTATACAAGCAGGTGCACCTATGTTTGCCATGCCTGGGGCCCATCATTCAGCCCATCCATCAATGCTAACATTGACGCCTGGTGCAGGAGCCACACCTGCTCATCTTACGGGTGCTGTTCAGTCCCCATTCTTGTCAGGAGGAATACCTCTTGGAGCCTCATCATTTTTACCTGGACATCATCCGTTATTTCATTCACAGTTGGCTCATCAACAGCTAGCTCATTCACAATTAGCTCATTCACAGTTGGGAGGTTTACATCAGTTAATGCAGCCATCCATGTCATCGGCCTTTGGAGGACATGGACCTATTGTCGTAGGCAATCAAATACTTATACCTCGTTTAATTAGGCCCACATTATAA